The Paludibacter jiangxiensis DNA segment GGCAAAAGATGCGTACGATCGGTTGAAACAGGTGCACGACAAAGGAAGCCTGCCCGAAGTGAAGTGGGTAGAGATGGAGAGCAACCTGCAACAGGCTCAATCGTCGGTGGCTCTGTCGAGAAATAATCTGAAGAAGTGTAATCTCTATGCTCCCGAAAGCGGTGTGATAGGTAAGCGTAATATCGAACCGGGGATGAACAGCCTTGGCAATTTGAATGCGCCGATAGAACTGGTGAAGATCAATACGGTTTATGTAAAGGTGGCTGTTCCCGAAAACGAGATCAATCTCATAAAAAAAGGTCAGAAAGCAACGTTTACCGTGTCGGCACTCGATAATAAAGAGTTTGAAGGAACCGTCACCAATGTGGGGGTGGTGGCTGATGCCATATCGCGTACTTACGAAGTGAAGATAACCGTCAACAATACAAAACTGGAGCTAAAGCCGGGCATGGTGTGCGACGTAAAACTGAATGTGACCGCGAACCGCACTATAGTAGGAGTCCCTTTGCAGGCGGTAGATAAAGATAACGACAATCGCAACTATGTGTA contains these protein-coding regions:
- a CDS encoding efflux RND transporter periplasmic adaptor subunit; this encodes MKKVAYFVLCILTLAGCKQAKTESVADPKIVIAEVQQVSTSGALQYSGTIEPTQTIPLTFQAQGTVLKVLVNAGDPVKAGQLLAVVDKADAQSMYEMTLAKYQQAKDAYDRLKQVHDKGSLPEVKWVEMESNLQQAQSSVALSRNNLKKCNLYAPESGVIGKRNIEPGMNSLGNLNAPIELVKINTVYVKVAVPENEINLIKKGQKATFTVSALDNKEFEGTVTNVGVVADAISRTYEVKITVNNTKLELKPGMVCDVKLNVTANRTIVGVPLQAVDKDNDNRNYVYVVNVAGKTVSKRLVTVGIYQGDFVEILSGVNLGEKVVTGGLHKLSDNSKVTL